The Anaerohalosphaeraceae bacterium genome contains the following window.
GGTTTGATATGGATTTTAATAATTATAAACCGGTAGAACCGTCGGCGTCGGCCCCAATCCCGACGGCAATTCCCCTGCAGTCTCCCCCTCCCCCTTCGCCTCCGCCTCCTCCGCGCAAAAAAGGAATCGTCTGGAAAATCTTCTGGGGAATTGTGCTGGTCCTCTCCATCCTGACCAATCTGCTCCTTTTGGCGGCTTTAGGGGGAATGGCAGCACTCCTTTCCTCTACGGCTTTTCGAGGGGTCGAGCGGCAATTTGAAGAATCCGTCCTCATTGAGGGCCCCCGACACCAAACTCTGGCTGTCCTTAATCTCAAAGATATAATTGACGAGACCGCCAGTGAACAGGTCCGCAAACAGCTTGAACAGGCCGCCAATGACACCTCTATTCGGGGGATTATTGTCCGAATCATCAGCCCGGGCGGGTATGTTTCCTCCAGCGACCAGATTTACAATGAAATCAAACGCTTTCGGGAACGGACCGGCAAACCTGCCGTTGCTTTTATGCAGTCTGTGGCGGCCTCCGGCGGGTATTACTCCGCAGTCGCCTGTGACAAGATAGTCGCTGAACCAACCGTCATCACCGGCTCTATCGGCGTGATTCTGAGCCATCTGGTGATTCAGGACCTGCTGGAGCAAAAACTCGGCATCAATCCGGTGGTTGTCAAAAGCGGCGAAAAGAAAGACTGGCCCAGTCTTTTCCATCGAACGACGGAAGAACAAACCGCCTACCTGAAGGAAAAACTGATTCAGCCCGCCTTTGAGCGGTTTCTCGAAGTCGTCTGCGAAGGCCGACGGGATGTCTTAACTCCCGAAGAGGTACGGCGTCTGGCCGACGGCAGCATCTATCCTGCACCGGAAGCCCTCCAGAAGCGGCTGATTGATCAAATCGGCTACCTGCACGATGCCGTCGCCGTCACGGAACAATTGGCCGGAATTCAGGGTTCCCGCGTCATTGAATACAAAGAGCGGTTTGCCTTCTGGGACCTGCTGGCCGCACAGGGAAAAACTTCATTCAAATTCGACACGAAAACTCTTCACCAATGGACCACTCCTCAACTAATGTATCTATGGGACGGAAGACCCTAAACCAAAACATTTCTATTTCACCGAAAACAACGTGGGCTTCCCGACTGCCGCTCGGACTGCCTTTGGCTGTTTTTCTGTCGGTTTATCTGGCTTATTTTGCCGGCTGGACGGCCTTCTATGAGAAAAGGACTCACGAAATTCT
Protein-coding sequences here:
- the sppA gene encoding signal peptide peptidase SppA; the encoded protein is MDFNNYKPVEPSASAPIPTAIPLQSPPPPSPPPPPRKKGIVWKIFWGIVLVLSILTNLLLLAALGGMAALLSSTAFRGVERQFEESVLIEGPRHQTLAVLNLKDIIDETASEQVRKQLEQAANDTSIRGIIVRIISPGGYVSSSDQIYNEIKRFRERTGKPAVAFMQSVAASGGYYSAVACDKIVAEPTVITGSIGVILSHLVIQDLLEQKLGINPVVVKSGEKKDWPSLFHRTTEEQTAYLKEKLIQPAFERFLEVVCEGRRDVLTPEEVRRLADGSIYPAPEALQKRLIDQIGYLHDAVAVTEQLAGIQGSRVIEYKERFAFWDLLAAQGKTSFKFDTKTLHQWTTPQLMYLWDGRP